The Lujinxingia sediminis genome contains a region encoding:
- the fghA gene encoding S-formylglutathione hydrolase, which translates to MERIESYASFGGHQDVWKHRSEVLGCEMKVAVYLPPAVADGPCPVLYWLSGLTCTEQNFITKAGAQRYAAEEGVIIVAPDTSPRGDDVADAEGYDLGKGAGFYVNATEEPWASHYRMHDYVVNELPALIEANFPASSKRAIFGHSMGGHGALVLALRNPGRYASVSAFSPIVAPTRVPWGEKALGAYLGDERDAWKAWDATELVATATERLPLLIDQGDADQFLAEQLQPERLVRACEEVGHPIELRMQAGYDHSYYFIASFIGDHIRHHARALKG; encoded by the coding sequence ATGGAACGCATCGAGAGCTACGCGAGTTTTGGCGGCCATCAGGACGTCTGGAAGCATCGCTCAGAGGTTCTGGGCTGCGAGATGAAGGTTGCCGTCTACCTTCCGCCGGCGGTGGCCGATGGCCCCTGCCCGGTGCTCTACTGGCTGAGCGGATTGACCTGCACCGAGCAGAATTTCATCACCAAGGCCGGTGCCCAACGCTACGCGGCCGAAGAAGGCGTGATCATCGTCGCACCCGACACAAGCCCGCGCGGCGACGATGTGGCTGACGCCGAGGGTTATGATCTTGGCAAAGGCGCGGGCTTCTACGTCAACGCCACCGAGGAGCCCTGGGCGTCGCATTATCGGATGCACGATTACGTCGTGAATGAGCTGCCGGCGCTGATTGAGGCGAACTTTCCCGCGAGCTCAAAGCGCGCGATCTTCGGGCACTCCATGGGCGGGCATGGAGCGCTGGTGCTGGCTCTGCGCAACCCGGGGCGCTACGCCAGCGTCTCGGCCTTCTCACCGATCGTCGCGCCCACCCGGGTGCCCTGGGGCGAGAAGGCGCTGGGGGCGTATCTGGGAGACGAGCGGGATGCGTGGAAAGCCTGGGATGCCACCGAGCTTGTGGCCACGGCCACCGAGCGGCTTCCCCTGCTCATCGATCAGGGCGATGCGGACCAGTTCCTGGCTGAACAGCTGCAACCGGAGCGCCTGGTGCGTGCCTGCGAGGAGGTGGGTCACCCGATCGAGCTTCGCATGCAGGCGGGTTACGACCACTCGTACTACTTCATCGCCAGCTTCATCGGCGATCATATCCGTCATCACGCCCGTGCGCTCAAGGGTTGA